A stretch of Cupriavidus necator DNA encodes these proteins:
- the metG gene encoding methionine--tRNA ligase — protein MTARRILVTSALPYANGQIHIGHLVEYIQTDIWVRFQRMMGNEVYYVGADDTHGTPVMLRAEKEGITPKALIDRVWTEHKRDFDSFLVSFDNYYSTDAEENRELCEKIYLALKAEDLIAEREVEQFFDPVKNMFLPDRFIKGECPKCGAKDQYGDSCEVCGTTYVPTDLKNPYSVVSGATPVRKSSAHYFFKLSDPRCETFLREWVADLAQPEAANKMQEWLGAEGEASTLSDWDISRDAPYFGFEIPGAPGKYFYVWLDAPIGYYASFQNLAAKKGIDFDAWVGPHSTAEQYHFIGKDILYFHTLFWPAMLRFSGYRTPTNVFAHGFLTVDGAKMSKSRGTFITAQSYVDTGMNPEWLRYYFAAKLNASMEDLDLNLDDFIARVNSDLIGKYVNIASRAAGFLVKRFEGKVDEAALAHPLLEQLRQAAPQVAHLYEAREYSKALRLVMELTDAVNAFVDTEKPWELAKDENKRAALHAACSVSLEAFRLLTVYLKPVVPNVAAGVERFLNVEPLDWRAIDKQLSAASPVQAYQHLMTRVDAKQVDALLAANRESLQATAAPAAAGAAIEPIADTITIDDFAKVDLRVAKIVECQKVEGSNKLLQLTLDLGEGRTRNVFSGIQSAYTPEQLVGKLTVVVANLAPRKMKFGVSEGMVLAASAADEKATPGLYILEPHEGAVPGMRIG, from the coding sequence ATGACCGCACGTCGCATCCTCGTCACATCCGCCCTGCCTTATGCCAACGGCCAGATCCATATCGGCCACCTGGTGGAATACATCCAGACCGATATCTGGGTGCGTTTCCAGCGCATGATGGGCAACGAGGTCTACTACGTCGGCGCCGACGACACCCACGGCACGCCGGTCATGCTGCGCGCCGAGAAGGAAGGCATCACACCCAAGGCACTGATAGACCGCGTCTGGACCGAGCACAAGCGCGACTTCGACAGCTTCCTGGTGTCGTTCGACAACTACTACAGCACCGACGCTGAAGAAAACCGCGAGCTGTGCGAAAAGATCTACCTGGCCCTGAAGGCCGAGGACCTGATCGCCGAGCGCGAGGTCGAACAGTTCTTCGACCCGGTCAAGAACATGTTCCTGCCGGACCGCTTCATCAAGGGCGAGTGCCCCAAGTGCGGCGCCAAGGACCAGTACGGCGACTCGTGCGAGGTCTGCGGCACCACCTATGTGCCGACCGACCTGAAGAACCCGTATTCGGTGGTGTCCGGCGCCACGCCGGTGCGCAAGTCGTCGGCCCATTACTTCTTCAAGCTGTCCGATCCGCGCTGCGAGACCTTCCTGCGCGAATGGGTGGCCGACCTGGCCCAGCCCGAGGCCGCCAACAAGATGCAGGAATGGCTGGGCGCCGAGGGCGAGGCCTCGACCCTGTCCGACTGGGACATCTCGCGCGATGCGCCCTACTTCGGCTTCGAGATCCCCGGCGCGCCCGGCAAGTACTTCTACGTGTGGCTGGACGCCCCGATCGGCTACTACGCCAGCTTCCAGAACCTGGCCGCAAAGAAGGGCATCGACTTCGACGCCTGGGTCGGCCCGCATTCGACCGCCGAGCAGTACCACTTCATCGGCAAGGACATCCTGTACTTCCACACGCTGTTCTGGCCGGCGATGCTGCGCTTCTCGGGCTACCGCACCCCGACCAATGTGTTCGCCCACGGCTTCCTGACCGTGGACGGCGCCAAGATGAGCAAGTCGCGCGGCACCTTCATCACCGCGCAGAGCTATGTCGACACCGGCATGAATCCGGAATGGCTGCGCTACTACTTCGCCGCCAAGCTCAACGCGAGCATGGAAGACCTCGACCTGAACCTCGATGACTTCATTGCGCGCGTGAACAGCGACCTGATCGGCAAGTACGTCAATATCGCCAGCCGCGCCGCGGGCTTCCTGGTCAAGCGTTTCGAAGGCAAGGTCGACGAGGCCGCGCTGGCCCACCCGCTGCTCGAACAGCTGCGCCAGGCCGCACCGCAGGTCGCCCACCTCTATGAAGCCCGCGAGTACAGCAAGGCGTTGCGCCTGGTGATGGAGCTGACCGATGCGGTCAACGCCTTCGTCGACACCGAGAAGCCGTGGGAACTGGCCAAGGACGAAAACAAGCGCGCGGCGCTGCATGCGGCGTGCTCGGTCTCGCTGGAAGCCTTCCGCCTGCTGACGGTCTACCTGAAGCCGGTGGTGCCGAACGTGGCTGCCGGCGTTGAGCGCTTCCTGAACGTCGAGCCGTTGGACTGGCGTGCCATCGACAAGCAGCTGTCGGCCGCCAGCCCGGTGCAGGCCTACCAGCACCTGATGACGCGCGTCGATGCCAAACAGGTCGACGCGCTGCTGGCTGCCAACCGCGAATCGCTGCAGGCAACCGCGGCGCCGGCCGCCGCGGGCGCGGCGATCGAGCCGATCGCCGACACCATCACCATCGACGACTTCGCCAAGGTGGACCTGCGCGTCGCGAAGATCGTCGAATGCCAGAAGGTGGAAGGTTCGAACAAGCTGCTGCAGCTGACGCTGGATCTGGGCGAAGGCCGCACCCGCAATGTGTTCTCCGGCATCCAGTCGGCCTACACGCCGGAGCAGCTGGTCGGCAAGCTGACCGTGGTGGTGGCCAACCTGGCCCCGCGCAAGATGAAGTTCGGCGTGTCCGAAGGCATGGTGCTGGCTGCGTCTGCGGCGGATGAGAAGGCCACGCCGGGCCTGTATATCCTGGAACCGCACGAGGGCGCGGTGCCGGGCATGCGCATCGGCTGA
- a CDS encoding OmpA family protein: MKIKLVTVSLTAATLLAAGCATEQQTHTAVGTGVGAAVGAGLGNLIGGNTTGTLVGAAVGGAIGGATGYNWNAIRGKLNKDTAGTGTQITEQPDGTLKVNIPSQVTFDTDSATIKPSFRSVLDQVAQTLGQHQDVSANVVGHTDSTGNPNYNMQLSQRRAQSVAGYLGDRGVARNRLTAEGRGQSQPVADNGTEAGRAQNRRVEIFLKPIQG, encoded by the coding sequence ATGAAGATCAAGCTCGTTACTGTCTCGCTCACCGCTGCCACGCTGCTGGCCGCAGGTTGCGCCACTGAACAGCAAACCCATACGGCAGTCGGCACCGGCGTGGGCGCCGCGGTCGGCGCCGGGCTTGGCAACCTGATCGGCGGCAATACCACCGGCACGCTGGTGGGCGCGGCAGTGGGCGGTGCCATCGGCGGCGCAACCGGCTACAACTGGAACGCCATCCGCGGCAAGCTGAACAAGGACACCGCGGGCACGGGCACTCAGATCACCGAGCAGCCGGATGGCACGCTCAAGGTCAACATCCCCAGCCAGGTTACCTTCGATACCGACAGCGCCACCATCAAGCCGTCGTTCCGCTCGGTGCTCGACCAGGTCGCGCAGACCCTGGGCCAGCACCAGGACGTGAGCGCCAACGTGGTGGGCCATACCGACAGCACCGGCAACCCCAACTACAACATGCAGCTGTCGCAGCGCCGCGCCCAGAGCGTGGCCGGCTACCTGGGTGATCGCGGCGTCGCACGCAACCGACTGACGGCCGAAGGGCGCGGGCAATCCCAGCCGGTTGCGGACAACGGCACTGAGGCCGGACGGGCACAAAATCGCCGCGTCGAAATTTTTTTGAAACCAATTCAAGGATGA
- the apbC gene encoding iron-sulfur cluster carrier protein ApbC has protein sequence MSVSTEQVTEALRTVIDPNTGKDLVSTRSARNIRVDGGDVSLEVELGYPAKSQFDPIRKLVVAAVRQVPGVSNVSVAVTMKIVAHAVQRGVKLLPGVKNVIAVASGKGGVGKSTTAVNLALALAAEGARVGMLDADIYGPSLPMMLGIDGRPESADGQTMEPLEGHGLQANSIGFLIEQDNPMVWRGPMVTSALEQLLRQTNWHDLDYLIVDMPPGTGDVQLTLSQKVPVTGAVIVTTPQDIALLDAKKGLKMFEKVGIPILGIVENMAVYCCPNCGHVEHIFGHGGGEKMCADYGVDLLGSLPLNLQIREQADSGRPTVVAEPDSPVAGMYRAIARKVAIKVADKARDMTSKFPSIVVQNT, from the coding sequence TTGAGCGTCAGCACTGAGCAGGTCACCGAAGCCCTGCGCACCGTCATCGACCCCAATACGGGCAAGGACCTGGTGTCCACCCGCTCGGCCAGGAACATCCGCGTCGACGGCGGCGATGTCTCGCTGGAAGTCGAACTCGGCTACCCCGCGAAGAGCCAGTTCGATCCGATCCGCAAGCTGGTGGTTGCTGCAGTGCGGCAAGTGCCGGGCGTGAGCAACGTCAGCGTGGCCGTGACCATGAAGATCGTCGCGCACGCGGTGCAGCGCGGGGTCAAGCTGCTGCCGGGCGTGAAGAACGTGATTGCGGTGGCGTCGGGCAAGGGCGGGGTGGGCAAGTCCACCACGGCCGTGAACCTGGCGCTGGCGCTGGCGGCGGAAGGCGCGCGCGTCGGCATGCTCGACGCAGACATCTATGGGCCGAGCCTGCCGATGATGCTGGGCATCGACGGCCGCCCGGAATCCGCCGACGGCCAGACCATGGAGCCGCTGGAAGGGCACGGCCTGCAGGCCAACTCGATCGGCTTCCTGATCGAGCAGGACAACCCGATGGTATGGCGCGGCCCGATGGTCACCTCGGCGCTGGAGCAGCTGCTGCGCCAGACCAACTGGCACGATCTGGACTACCTGATCGTCGACATGCCGCCGGGCACCGGCGACGTCCAGCTGACGCTGTCGCAGAAGGTGCCGGTCACCGGCGCGGTGATCGTCACCACGCCTCAGGATATCGCGCTGCTGGATGCCAAGAAGGGCCTGAAGATGTTCGAGAAGGTGGGCATTCCCATCCTGGGCATCGTCGAGAACATGGCGGTCTACTGCTGCCCGAACTGCGGCCATGTCGAGCATATCTTCGGCCACGGCGGCGGCGAGAAGATGTGCGCCGACTACGGCGTCGACCTGCTGGGCAGCCTGCCGCTGAACCTGCAGATCCGCGAGCAGGCCGACTCCGGCCGCCCGACCGTGGTGGCCGAGCCCGACAGCCCGGTGGCCGGGATGTACCGCGCCATCGCGCGCAAGGTGGCGATCAAGGTCGCCGACAAGGCGCGCGACATGACCAGCAAGTTTCCGAGTATCGTGGTGCAAAACACCTGA
- a CDS encoding DUF3305 domain-containing protein has translation MESQPAPDLPAPAARPAVTMAVVMRKVALANRWQPWKWELDAVLPDLGEFGTHPVCLEHDAHGAHWLYPGFEVTLFRDQGEGYYLNLTSTTPCWFVLWRMPEDDGAGEEAHPVPMTVTLSYNEAGRWLDAGETVENVPLAPEQREWLQAYVDQHYRPEPKQRRRPESFKAPEDRARY, from the coding sequence ATGGAAAGCCAGCCTGCCCCCGACCTGCCGGCACCCGCTGCCCGCCCCGCCGTCACCATGGCGGTGGTGATGCGCAAGGTCGCGCTGGCCAACCGCTGGCAGCCGTGGAAGTGGGAGCTGGACGCGGTGCTGCCGGACCTTGGCGAGTTCGGCACGCATCCCGTGTGCCTGGAGCACGACGCCCACGGCGCGCACTGGCTCTACCCGGGCTTCGAGGTGACGTTGTTCCGCGACCAGGGCGAAGGCTATTACCTGAACCTGACCTCGACCACGCCGTGCTGGTTCGTGCTGTGGCGCATGCCAGAGGACGACGGCGCTGGCGAAGAGGCCCATCCGGTGCCGATGACCGTGACGCTGTCGTACAACGAGGCCGGCCGCTGGCTCGATGCCGGCGAGACCGTCGAGAACGTGCCGCTGGCGCCCGAGCAGCGCGAGTGGCTGCAGGCCTATGTCGACCAGCACTACCGGCCCGAGCCCAAGCAGCGGCGCCGGCCCGAATCCTTCAAGGCGCCGGAAGACCGCGCCCGCTACTGA
- a CDS encoding DUF3306 domain-containing protein: protein MSDSSFLSRWSRRKAAVREGVPVPAEPAPPAHAEAVPAATGAAPEAPQVPAPTLEDVAALRPGDEIARFVARGVDESVKRAALKTLFADPHFKVMDGLDIYIDDYSKPDPIPPEILRQLRQSETLGLFEPTDEERAAAQAAAAAAGPVDVPPAAPAEFAESGETADTTDIPAPVETPQQTVSQSAEQGPQDPDKCA from the coding sequence ATGAGCGATTCGTCCTTCCTGTCGCGCTGGTCGCGCCGCAAGGCCGCGGTGCGGGAGGGCGTGCCCGTGCCGGCAGAACCGGCACCACCGGCGCATGCCGAAGCCGTCCCCGCGGCCACCGGGGCAGCACCCGAAGCGCCGCAAGTACCGGCCCCGACGCTGGAGGACGTGGCCGCGCTGCGCCCCGGCGACGAGATCGCCCGGTTCGTGGCCCGCGGCGTGGATGAGTCAGTCAAGCGCGCGGCGCTGAAGACGCTGTTCGCCGATCCGCACTTCAAGGTCATGGACGGGCTCGACATCTATATCGACGACTACAGCAAGCCCGACCCGATCCCGCCGGAGATCCTGCGCCAGCTGCGCCAGTCCGAGACACTGGGCCTGTTCGAGCCGACCGACGAGGAACGCGCGGCGGCACAGGCCGCGGCCGCCGCCGCAGGGCCTGTGGATGTACCGCCGGCGGCGCCCGCCGAGTTCGCCGAATCCGGCGAGACCGCCGACACTACGGACATACCCGCACCAGTCGAAACGCCGCAGCAAACTGTAAGTCAAAGCGCAGAACAGGGCCCGCAAGACCCGGATAAATGCGCGTAG
- a CDS encoding 4Fe-4S binding protein: protein MPTLICNCNDTMPLDGAALSEATKDANQGPLKVHRLLCRREIGDFTAALDGTDDVIVACTQERQLFTEVAAQAAQGSDGRPVVTAPVRFVNIRETGGWSQGARRDPKTANAKIAALLAVAALPEPDPVPVVDYRSDGAVLVLGPAQRALPWAERLAAMQLEVTVLLTGSDMREGAAAQPAARAYPVHSGRLASLTGWLGAFEASWETGAGRSNPIDLDLCTRCNACIDACPEDAIDFSYQIDLSRCRSHRACVRACGAAAAIDFDRPQGTVQGRFDLVFDLCDTPAFTMHQPPQGYLHAGADAARQQAQALMLAGLVGEFEKPRFFRYKENLCAHGRNQTTGCTACIDICSTEAIGSRWHDGKGRIEVTPNLCMGCGACTTVCPSGAISYGYPGPEVTGARLRTLLSAYRQAGARDPVVLLHGEEYGTPALLALGRSARGGKARGVPANVMPLSLFHPASAGLELWLAALCWGASRVAVLLTGDEAPQYRTALLEQIAVGRALLAGLGYDGEVLSLVEAADTPALDAGLAALRPGRNAVPPAPFGPVAAKREMLDFVLDHLARHAPVPAPSVPLPAGAPIGAIAVDTGKCTMCMACVGACPSQALRDNPERPVLSFIERNCVQCGLCEKTCPEDAISLVPRLLAGDAARRPVTLNETQPFHCIRCAKPFGTAQMVESMLVRLAGHPAFAGAAAERLKMCPDCRVIDMIERDTGTATGATLR from the coding sequence ATGCCGACGCTGATCTGCAACTGCAACGACACCATGCCGCTTGACGGGGCGGCATTGTCCGAAGCAACCAAGGACGCCAACCAGGGCCCCTTGAAGGTCCATCGCCTGCTGTGCCGGCGCGAGATCGGCGACTTCACCGCCGCGCTCGACGGCACCGACGACGTCATCGTCGCCTGCACCCAGGAACGCCAGCTATTTACCGAAGTCGCGGCGCAGGCCGCGCAGGGCAGCGATGGCCGCCCGGTGGTGACCGCGCCGGTGCGCTTCGTCAATATCCGCGAGACCGGCGGCTGGTCACAGGGCGCCCGGCGCGACCCCAAGACCGCCAATGCCAAGATCGCCGCGCTGCTGGCCGTGGCAGCGCTGCCCGAACCTGACCCGGTGCCGGTGGTGGATTACCGTTCCGACGGCGCGGTGCTGGTGCTGGGCCCGGCCCAGCGGGCGCTGCCGTGGGCCGAGCGGCTGGCCGCGATGCAGCTGGAGGTCACGGTTCTGCTGACCGGCAGCGACATGCGTGAAGGCGCCGCGGCGCAGCCTGCGGCGCGCGCCTATCCGGTCCACAGCGGCCGGCTGGCCTCGCTGACAGGCTGGCTGGGCGCGTTCGAGGCCAGCTGGGAGACCGGCGCCGGCCGCAGCAACCCGATCGACCTGGACCTGTGCACCCGCTGCAACGCCTGCATCGACGCCTGTCCCGAGGACGCGATCGACTTCAGCTACCAGATCGACCTGTCGCGCTGCCGCTCGCACCGTGCTTGCGTGCGCGCCTGCGGCGCCGCCGCGGCGATCGACTTCGACCGCCCGCAGGGCACTGTGCAGGGACGCTTCGACCTGGTCTTCGACCTGTGCGACACGCCTGCCTTCACCATGCACCAGCCGCCGCAGGGCTATCTGCACGCTGGCGCCGATGCCGCGCGCCAGCAGGCCCAGGCGCTGATGCTGGCGGGGCTGGTGGGCGAGTTCGAGAAGCCCAGGTTCTTCCGCTACAAGGAAAACCTGTGCGCGCATGGCCGCAACCAGACCACCGGCTGCACCGCCTGCATCGACATCTGCTCGACCGAGGCCATCGGCTCGCGCTGGCACGACGGCAAGGGGCGCATCGAGGTCACGCCCAACTTGTGCATGGGCTGCGGCGCGTGCACCACCGTGTGCCCGAGCGGGGCCATCAGCTATGGCTACCCGGGGCCGGAAGTGACCGGCGCGCGCCTGCGCACGCTGCTGTCAGCGTACCGCCAGGCCGGCGCGCGCGATCCGGTGGTGCTGCTGCATGGCGAGGAATACGGCACGCCCGCGCTGCTGGCACTGGGCCGTTCCGCCCGCGGCGGCAAGGCCAGGGGAGTGCCCGCCAATGTGATGCCGTTGTCGCTGTTCCACCCGGCCTCGGCCGGGCTGGAGCTATGGCTCGCCGCGCTGTGCTGGGGCGCCAGCCGCGTAGCGGTGCTGCTGACCGGCGACGAGGCACCGCAGTACCGCACCGCGCTGCTGGAGCAGATCGCGGTCGGGCGCGCTCTGCTGGCCGGCCTGGGCTATGACGGCGAGGTACTGTCGCTGGTCGAGGCCGCCGATACGCCGGCGCTGGATGCCGGCCTGGCGGCGCTGCGCCCGGGCCGCAACGCAGTGCCGCCGGCGCCGTTCGGCCCCGTCGCGGCCAAGCGCGAGATGCTGGACTTTGTGCTGGATCACCTGGCGCGGCACGCGCCGGTGCCCGCGCCAAGCGTGCCGCTGCCGGCCGGCGCGCCGATCGGCGCGATCGCGGTGGATACGGGCAAGTGCACCATGTGCATGGCCTGCGTCGGCGCGTGCCCGTCGCAGGCGCTGCGCGACAATCCCGAGCGCCCGGTGCTCAGCTTTATCGAGCGCAACTGCGTGCAGTGCGGGCTGTGCGAGAAGACCTGCCCGGAAGACGCCATCAGCCTGGTGCCGCGCCTGCTGGCCGGCGACGCAGCGCGCCGCCCGGTGACCCTGAACGAGACCCAGCCGTTCCATTGCATCCGCTGCGCCAAGCCGTTCGGCACGGCGCAGATGGTGGAGTCGATGCTGGTGCGCCTGGCCGGCCATCCGGCCTTTGCCGGCGCCGCGGCCGAGCGCCTGAAGATGTGCCCTGACTGCCGCGTCATCGACATGATAGAGCGCGATACGGGAACCGCCACCGGCGCCACGCTGCGCTGA
- a CDS encoding molecular chaperone — MTDFQPIQLTAAPPADDAEDTARADLYGLLATLFYHAPDAALLHHIAANRAVGEDANTVLGKAWNALCDAASETTAAEAEDEYRQLFVGVGRQDVFLYGSFYMTGFLNERPLVALREDLARYGLERHEDVSETEDHIATLCEVMRFLVAGDDLAVSNLGEQQRFYAQHLQPWVERLCDAVTTHPQARFYRSVAGLLGAFAGVEAMALEMH, encoded by the coding sequence ATGACAGATTTCCAGCCGATCCAGCTCACCGCCGCGCCGCCCGCCGACGATGCCGAAGACACCGCCCGCGCCGACCTCTATGGTCTGCTTGCCACGCTGTTCTACCACGCGCCCGACGCCGCGCTGCTGCACCACATCGCCGCCAACCGCGCCGTGGGCGAGGACGCGAACACCGTGCTGGGCAAGGCGTGGAACGCATTGTGCGATGCAGCATCGGAGACCACGGCGGCCGAGGCCGAGGACGAGTACCGGCAGCTGTTCGTGGGCGTGGGCCGCCAGGATGTGTTCCTGTACGGCTCCTTCTACATGACCGGTTTCCTGAACGAGCGCCCGCTGGTGGCGCTGCGCGAAGACCTGGCCCGCTACGGCCTGGAGCGCCATGAAGATGTCAGCGAAACCGAGGACCATATCGCCACGCTGTGCGAGGTGATGCGCTTCCTGGTGGCGGGCGACGACCTGGCGGTGTCCAACCTGGGCGAGCAGCAGCGTTTCTATGCGCAGCACCTGCAGCCCTGGGTGGAGCGATTGTGCGATGCAGTGACGACGCACCCGCAGGCGCGTTTCTATCGCAGCGTGGCAGGCTTGCTGGGCGCGTTTGCCGGCGTGGAAGCGATGGCGCTCGAGATGCATTGA
- a CDS encoding molybdopterin-dependent oxidoreductase yields the protein MILTRKRAAQGASARLADGLANRPEHAGAASGRLSQRLAASLAGAMPTMDRRSFLKRSGIGVGAGLAASQLTLIRKADAADDKKAAADGKTGIVVRRTVCGHCSVGCAVDAVVQNGVWIRQEPVFDSPINLGAHCAKGAALREHGHGEYRLKYPMKLVNGKYQRISWDQALDEITAKMKEIRQQTGPDSMFFVGSSKHSNEQAYLLRKWVSFFGTNNTDHQARICHSTTVAGVANTWGYGAMTNSYNDMQNAKAALYIGSNAAEAHPVSMLHLLHAKENGCKVIVVDPRYTRTAAKAQHYVRIRSGTDIAFLFGMLYHIFQNGWEDQKYLQDRVYGMDKVKEEVMAKWTPDKVEEVCGVPEAQVKMVAEIMAKNRPSTLVWCMGQTQHTIGNAIVRASCLVQLALGNIGVAGGGANIFRGHDNVQGATDVGPNPDSLPGYYGLATGAWKHYAAVWGVDYEWIKKQFVSQAMMEKSGTTVSRWIDIVTEKNELIDQDNNVRGVFFWGHAPNSQTRGLEMKKALDKLDLLVVVDPYPSATAAMANMPPAEGDKVNPNRAVYLLPACTQFETSGTCTASNRSLQWREKVIEPLFESMPDHTLMQAFADRLGFGKELSKNMKLIEVKRAGRTWMEPEPESILREINASNWTIGYTGQSPERLKAHMRNMQMFDVKTLRCKAGKDPVTGYDLSGDYFGLPWPCYGTPELKHPGSPNLYDTSKHVMDGGGNFRANFGVERDGVSLLAEDGSYSLGAEITTGYPEFDHVLLKKLGWWDDLTDAEKAKAEGKNWKTDLSGGIQRVVMKNHGCHPFGNAKARAVVWNFPDAIPQHREPLYSTRPDMVAKYPTHDDKMAFWRLPTLYKSVQQRNIENKVYEKFPIILTSGRLVEYEGGGEETRSNPWLAELQQENFVEINPRAASDRGIRNGDFCWVKTPTGARIKVRALVTERVGPDTAFIPFHFSGWWQGKDLKDYYPAGAMPVVRGEAVNTATTYGYDSVTMMQETKTTVCQIERFA from the coding sequence ATGATCTTGACCCGCAAACGCGCGGCGCAGGGCGCATCCGCCCGCCTCGCTGACGGCCTGGCCAACCGGCCTGAACATGCCGGCGCAGCCTCCGGCCGACTCTCGCAGCGGCTCGCGGCCAGCCTGGCCGGCGCGATGCCGACCATGGACCGCCGCAGCTTCCTCAAGCGCTCTGGCATCGGCGTCGGTGCCGGGCTGGCGGCCTCGCAGCTGACGCTGATCCGCAAGGCGGACGCAGCCGACGACAAGAAGGCGGCTGCCGACGGCAAGACCGGCATCGTGGTCAGGCGCACCGTGTGCGGCCACTGCTCGGTCGGCTGCGCGGTCGACGCGGTGGTGCAGAACGGCGTGTGGATCCGCCAGGAGCCGGTGTTCGATTCGCCCATCAACCTGGGCGCGCACTGCGCCAAGGGCGCGGCGCTGCGCGAGCACGGCCACGGCGAATACCGCCTCAAGTACCCGATGAAGCTGGTCAACGGCAAGTACCAGCGCATCAGCTGGGACCAGGCGCTGGACGAGATCACCGCGAAGATGAAGGAGATCCGCCAGCAGACCGGCCCGGACTCGATGTTCTTCGTCGGCTCGTCCAAGCACAGCAACGAGCAGGCCTACCTGCTGCGCAAGTGGGTGTCGTTCTTCGGCACCAACAACACCGACCACCAGGCGCGCATCTGTCACTCAACCACCGTGGCGGGCGTGGCGAATACCTGGGGATACGGGGCGATGACCAACTCGTACAACGATATGCAGAACGCGAAGGCAGCGCTGTATATCGGCTCCAACGCGGCCGAGGCGCACCCGGTATCGATGCTGCACCTGCTGCACGCCAAGGAGAACGGCTGCAAGGTGATCGTGGTCGATCCGCGCTACACGCGCACCGCAGCCAAGGCGCAACACTACGTGCGCATCCGCTCGGGTACCGACATCGCGTTCCTGTTCGGCATGCTGTACCACATCTTCCAGAACGGCTGGGAAGACCAGAAGTACCTGCAGGACCGCGTCTACGGCATGGACAAGGTCAAGGAAGAGGTCATGGCCAAGTGGACGCCCGACAAGGTCGAGGAAGTCTGCGGCGTGCCCGAGGCGCAGGTGAAGATGGTGGCCGAGATCATGGCCAAGAACCGTCCCAGCACGCTGGTGTGGTGCATGGGTCAGACCCAGCACACCATCGGCAACGCGATCGTGCGGGCCTCGTGCCTCGTGCAGCTGGCGCTGGGCAATATCGGCGTGGCGGGAGGCGGCGCCAACATCTTCCGCGGCCATGACAACGTGCAGGGCGCCACGGACGTGGGCCCCAACCCGGACTCGCTGCCGGGCTACTACGGCCTGGCCACCGGCGCGTGGAAGCACTACGCCGCGGTGTGGGGTGTGGACTATGAATGGATCAAGAAGCAGTTCGTCTCGCAGGCGATGATGGAGAAGTCCGGCACCACGGTGTCGCGCTGGATCGATATCGTCACCGAGAAGAACGAGCTGATCGACCAGGACAACAACGTGCGCGGCGTGTTCTTCTGGGGCCATGCCCCGAACTCGCAGACGCGCGGCCTGGAGATGAAGAAGGCGCTGGACAAGCTCGACCTGCTGGTGGTGGTCGACCCCTATCCGTCGGCGACCGCGGCCATGGCCAACATGCCGCCGGCCGAGGGCGACAAGGTCAACCCGAACCGCGCGGTCTACCTGCTGCCGGCATGCACGCAGTTCGAGACCTCGGGCACGTGCACCGCGTCGAACCGCTCGCTGCAATGGCGCGAGAAGGTCATCGAGCCGCTGTTCGAGTCGATGCCCGACCATACGCTGATGCAGGCGTTTGCCGACCGGCTCGGCTTTGGCAAGGAGCTGTCGAAGAACATGAAGCTGATCGAGGTGAAGCGCGCCGGCCGCACCTGGATGGAGCCGGAGCCAGAATCGATCCTGCGCGAGATCAACGCCAGCAACTGGACCATCGGCTACACCGGCCAGTCGCCGGAGCGGTTGAAGGCGCATATGCGCAATATGCAGATGTTCGACGTCAAGACGCTGCGCTGCAAGGCGGGCAAGGACCCGGTGACCGGCTACGACCTGAGCGGCGACTACTTCGGGCTGCCGTGGCCGTGCTACGGCACGCCGGAACTGAAGCACCCGGGCTCGCCCAACCTGTACGACACCAGCAAGCACGTGATGGACGGCGGCGGCAACTTCCGCGCCAATTTCGGCGTGGAGCGCGACGGCGTCAGCCTGCTGGCGGAGGACGGTTCGTATTCGCTGGGCGCTGAGATCACCACCGGCTATCCGGAGTTCGATCATGTGCTGCTGAAGAAGCTGGGGTGGTGGGACGACCTGACCGATGCCGAGAAGGCCAAGGCCGAAGGCAAGAACTGGAAGACCGACCTGTCGGGCGGCATCCAGCGCGTGGTGATGAAGAACCATGGCTGCCACCCGTTCGGCAACGCCAAGGCGCGCGCGGTGGTATGGAACTTCCCCGACGCGATCCCGCAGCATCGCGAGCCGCTGTACTCCACGCGCCCGGACATGGTCGCCAAGTACCCGACCCACGACGACAAGATGGCGTTCTGGCGGCTGCCGACGCTGTACAAGTCGGTGCAGCAGCGCAATATCGAGAACAAGGTCTATGAAAAGTTCCCGATCATCCTGACCTCCGGGCGGCTGGTCGAGTACGAGGGCGGTGGCGAAGAAACCCGCTCCAACCCGTGGCTGGCCGAACTGCAGCAGGAGAACTTCGTCGAGATCAACCCGCGCGCGGCGTCCGACCGCGGTATCCGCAACGGTGACTTTTGCTGGGTGAAGACGCCCACCGGGGCCCGCATCAAGGTGCGCGCGCTGGTGACCGAGCGGGTGGGGCCCGATACCGCGTTTATCCCGTTCCATTTCTCGGGCTGGTGGCAAGGCAAGGACCTGAAGGACTACTACCCCGCGGGCGCGATGCCGGTGGTGCGGGGCGAGGCGGTCAACACGGCCACCACCTACGGCTATGACTCGGTGACGATGATGCAGGAAACCAAGACCACCGTTTGCCAGATCGAGCGGTTTGCCTAA